A section of the Flavobacterium sp. CG_23.5 genome encodes:
- a CDS encoding glycosyltransferase family 4 protein, producing the protein MKLLYIVPNINNEGGVARILSVKANYLIENLGYEVHILTQNEGFFPLFYSFNENIVFHDIILKGNFFQFFQSYKNSLKNKIKTIQPDVIIVCDNGLKAYSIPFILKNKIPLILEMHSSKFIQEKEISKGIFSKFFSNIGNTYKEIGANKYDKFVVETSESIKEWDVKRTIVIPNPLWFASSKSSSLANKKVISVGRHTYEKGFDRMLEIWKKVVVKHPDWTLDIYGKSSENSDLRLFAKNLGIANSVAFYEPVRNIEEKYLEASFYLMTSRFEGFGMVLIEAMATGLPCIAYDCPCGPRGILIENKNGFLIENGNELDYVKAVETLIENESLRIEMGKNAKISSQKYSIDAIMETWNQLFIETKNG; encoded by the coding sequence ATGAAACTACTTTATATCGTTCCAAACATTAATAACGAAGGCGGTGTAGCCAGAATACTTTCGGTCAAAGCCAATTATCTTATTGAAAACTTAGGATATGAGGTTCATATTCTCACTCAAAATGAAGGGTTTTTTCCTCTTTTTTATTCCTTCAATGAAAATATTGTTTTCCATGATATTATTCTAAAAGGGAATTTTTTTCAGTTTTTCCAATCTTATAAAAATTCCTTAAAAAACAAAATTAAAACAATACAACCTGATGTCATTATTGTATGTGATAATGGTTTAAAGGCTTATTCAATCCCTTTTATTCTAAAAAATAAAATCCCTCTAATTTTAGAAATGCACAGTTCTAAATTCATTCAAGAAAAAGAAATAAGTAAGGGTATTTTTTCTAAATTTTTTTCTAATATAGGCAATACTTACAAAGAAATTGGTGCAAATAAATACGATAAATTTGTAGTTGAAACTAGTGAAAGTATAAAAGAATGGGATGTAAAGCGCACGATTGTGATTCCAAATCCATTATGGTTTGCTTCCTCAAAATCGAGCTCTTTGGCAAACAAAAAAGTCATTTCTGTTGGACGGCACACGTACGAAAAAGGATTTGACAGAATGCTGGAAATTTGGAAAAAAGTAGTAGTGAAACATCCAGATTGGACCTTGGATATTTACGGAAAATCTAGTGAAAATTCAGATCTACGGTTATTCGCTAAAAACTTGGGTATTGCTAATAGTGTTGCTTTTTATGAACCAGTAAGAAATATTGAAGAAAAATATTTAGAGGCTTCATTTTATTTAATGACTTCTCGATTTGAAGGTTTTGGAATGGTGCTAATTGAAGCTATGGCTACTGGATTGCCTTGTATTGCTTATGATTGTCCATGTGGACCAAGGGGAATTTTAATTGAAAATAAAAATGGATTTTTAATTGAAAACGGTAACGAATTGGATTATGTAAAAGCGGTAGAAACTTTAATCGAAAACGAATCATTACGAATTGAAATGGGAAAAAACGCAAAAATAAGTAGCCAGAAATATTCAATTGATGCGATTATGGAAACATGGAATCAGTTATTTATTGAAACGAAAAATGGTTAA
- a CDS encoding glycosyltransferase family 2 protein, producing the protein MLSVLIPIYNYNAYPLVLELHKQCLKSKIDFEILCQDDASQSSLNVFNENINSLSNCSFVSLKQNVAHRENRNSLAEKSKYEYLLFIDGDSIIIRDNYIKDYLSNLLDFDIIYGGRVHPKKCPSDNQKLRWKYGKFIEDKSAENRKKKPYQSLLFNNTLIKKDCFNKVKFDKYMKKYGHDDTQLSYQLSVLKSKVNHIENPVEHGHIDTNLVYLNKTKESLENLYQLHQEGKIDTEFVRIIQLHHFLRRTRLVFIISKIYSFFEKPISKNLTGSNPNLLIFNLFRVGYLCKISSK; encoded by the coding sequence ATGCTTTCCGTATTAATCCCAATATACAATTATAACGCCTATCCCCTTGTTTTAGAATTGCACAAGCAATGTTTAAAATCTAAGATTGATTTTGAGATTTTGTGTCAGGATGATGCTTCGCAATCGAGTTTGAATGTGTTTAATGAAAATATAAACTCATTATCAAATTGCAGTTTTGTTTCATTAAAACAAAATGTCGCTCATCGTGAAAATAGAAATTCATTGGCGGAAAAATCAAAATACGAATATTTGCTTTTTATTGATGGTGACTCTATCATTATTCGGGACAATTATATTAAAGATTACCTCTCTAATTTACTTGATTTTGACATTATTTATGGAGGTCGTGTACACCCCAAAAAATGTCCTTCTGACAATCAAAAATTAAGGTGGAAATACGGAAAATTTATTGAAGATAAATCAGCTGAAAATAGAAAAAAAAAGCCTTATCAATCCTTACTTTTTAATAATACACTAATTAAAAAAGATTGTTTTAACAAAGTGAAATTTGATAAATACATGAAAAAATATGGTCATGATGATACCCAACTTTCGTATCAATTGAGTGTATTAAAATCCAAAGTAAATCACATTGAAAACCCTGTTGAACACGGCCATATTGACACGAATTTGGTTTATTTAAACAAAACCAAAGAATCACTAGAAAATTTATATCAACTGCATCAAGAAGGTAAAATCGACACTGAATTTGTAAGGATTATTCAATTGCACCACTTTTTAAGAAGAACAAGATTAGTTTTTATAATTTCAAAAATTTATAGTTTTTTTGAAAAGCCAATCTCCAAAAACCTGACTGGGAGCAATCCGAATCTATTAATTTTTAATCTATTCAGAGTTGGTTATTTATGCAAAATAAGCTCTAAATAA
- a CDS encoding cell division ATP-binding protein FtsE encodes MSQPVLSLKNVNIYQEGKTILSHVNLEVNHGEFLYIIGKTGSGKSTLMKTLYGDLPLKEGEGHIVDFDLATLKEDDIPFLRRKIGIVFQDFKLLPDRTVKDNMLFVLKATGWVDNDEMQRKIDEVLDKVGMKEFGNKMPHQLSGGEQQRVAIARALLNDPELILADEPTGNLDPQTSAEVLEVLKNINANGKTIIMATHDYALLMKFPSKTLKCEEERIFEVVQQKQL; translated from the coding sequence ATGTCTCAACCTGTATTGTCTTTAAAAAATGTAAACATTTATCAAGAAGGAAAAACTATTTTATCTCATGTAAACTTGGAGGTAAATCATGGAGAGTTTCTATACATCATCGGAAAAACTGGTTCTGGAAAAAGCACCTTGATGAAAACCTTATATGGTGATTTACCACTTAAAGAAGGAGAAGGTCATATTGTAGATTTTGATTTAGCCACTTTGAAAGAAGATGACATTCCGTTTTTGAGAAGAAAGATTGGAATCGTTTTTCAAGATTTCAAATTATTACCGGACCGCACTGTAAAAGACAATATGTTATTTGTTCTTAAAGCAACTGGCTGGGTTGATAATGACGAAATGCAACGAAAAATTGACGAAGTACTGGATAAAGTTGGCATGAAAGAATTTGGTAATAAAATGCCACATCAACTTTCTGGCGGAGAACAACAAAGAGTTGCCATTGCAAGAGCTTTACTGAACGACCCTGAACTTATTCTTGCTGATGAGCCTACAGGAAATCTTGATCCACAAACCAGTGCAGAAGTATTGGAAGTATTAAAAAACATCAATGCAAACGGAAAAACGATCATTATGGCAACTCATGATTATGCATTACTAATGAAATTTCCATCGAAAACATTGAAATGTGAAGAGGAGCGAATTTTTGAAGTGGTTCAGCAGAAACAGCTATAA
- a CDS encoding tetratricopeptide repeat protein codes for MRKISRLYLFLLFIITASISAQKSTIYTHDLKDYNKALSLFNDKQYASAEIIFKNVKATATTEEVQSDCAYYIANCAIRTNQSNADQLMEQFVADYPTSIKQNQAYIEVAHYYFEQGNYSQALRWFDKVDESHLSNSDRDKFNFQKGYSFFNAKKKKDATIYLNKVVNSAEYGSQAKYYLGFMAYEGDDYKQATKYFDEVSGEEKYKEKLSYYQADMNFKLGNFQKAIDLGEKAMAKSNPSEKSELNKIIGESYFNLKQYDKSIPYLVAYKGKKGRWNNTDFYQLGYAYYMQKDYENAISQFNKIIGGKDSVAQNAYYHLGESYLNTNKKQQALNAFKNASEMQFDVAIQEDASLNYAKLSYEIGNSYQSVPAVLLNFLKKYPDNSSHSEIEKLLIDSYISSKNYKEALVLLERNKSAENRLAYQKVTFYRGLELYTDGDYDEALKMFTKSINEQKDASFTARATFWKGETEYVLNDFKEALISFKQFTGLAQAKETPEHKNINYNIAYAYFKLKEYDQAGNYFQNQITTSKDDKVRLNDSYLRLADCRFVTSKYGAAMEAYNKVIESKSVDADYAYFQKAISYGFISKNDKKIEELNAFLQLYPKSDYRDDAMFELGNTYVSDNKSDLAIKTYDRLNTEFKRGSFTSRSILRQGLIYYNSDKDELALTKFKKVAADFPKSPEALEAVATARLIYVDNGRVDEYANWVRTLDFVAVTDAELDNDTYEAAEKQFQQNNTKQAIAGFSGYVAKFPRGIHALKANYYLAQSYYSEGSEGKSIPNYEFVIEQSGSEFTEQSLNRLAQIFLKNKDCDKAIPILSRLEKEGELSQNRTYAQSNLMKCYYDGKDYSNSVVYAEKVLMNSKTDDNVKSDAQIIIARAAIQTGDEAKARVAYAKLMLIAKGELAAEALYYDGYFKNKDAKYEASNIAVQKLAKNYSSYKYFGAKGLILMAKNFYGLKDSYQATYILENVIQNFTDFPDVISEAQTELNSIKDEESKTNSSITK; via the coding sequence ATGCGTAAAATTTCTAGGCTCTACTTATTTCTTCTTTTTATTATAACTGCTTCTATATCGGCACAAAAATCAACGATTTATACTCACGATTTAAAAGATTACAATAAAGCACTTTCTTTATTTAATGATAAACAATATGCATCAGCCGAAATTATTTTTAAGAACGTAAAAGCAACCGCTACGACTGAGGAAGTACAATCGGATTGTGCGTATTATATCGCAAATTGCGCTATTCGTACCAATCAATCCAATGCGGATCAATTGATGGAGCAATTTGTCGCCGATTATCCTACGAGTATTAAACAAAATCAAGCGTATATTGAAGTGGCTCATTATTATTTTGAGCAAGGGAATTATTCGCAAGCTTTGCGATGGTTCGATAAAGTGGATGAGAGTCATTTAAGTAACAGCGATCGCGATAAATTTAACTTCCAAAAAGGCTATAGTTTTTTTAATGCCAAAAAGAAAAAGGATGCGACAATCTATTTGAATAAAGTGGTGAACTCTGCTGAATATGGCTCTCAGGCTAAGTATTATCTTGGTTTCATGGCTTATGAAGGAGATGATTATAAGCAGGCAACAAAATATTTTGATGAAGTTTCGGGAGAAGAAAAATACAAAGAAAAGCTTTCGTATTATCAAGCCGATATGAACTTTAAGTTGGGGAATTTTCAAAAAGCAATTGATTTAGGCGAAAAAGCAATGGCTAAATCAAATCCTTCGGAAAAATCAGAATTGAATAAAATTATTGGCGAAAGCTATTTTAATTTAAAACAATATGATAAATCCATTCCTTATTTGGTGGCGTATAAAGGAAAAAAAGGAAGATGGAATAATACAGATTTTTACCAATTGGGATATGCCTATTACATGCAGAAAGATTACGAAAATGCGATTTCACAATTCAATAAAATCATTGGAGGAAAAGATTCTGTGGCTCAAAATGCCTATTATCATTTGGGAGAAAGTTATTTGAATACAAATAAAAAACAGCAGGCTTTAAATGCTTTTAAAAACGCATCCGAAATGCAATTTGATGTTGCGATACAAGAAGATGCGAGTTTGAATTACGCTAAATTGAGTTATGAAATTGGAAATTCTTATCAAAGTGTACCAGCAGTATTGCTGAATTTCTTAAAAAAATACCCTGATAACTCCAGTCATTCAGAGATTGAAAAACTACTGATTGATTCTTATATCTCTTCAAAAAATTATAAAGAAGCCTTAGTATTATTAGAAAGAAACAAATCAGCAGAAAATAGATTAGCTTATCAAAAAGTTACTTTTTACAGAGGGTTAGAATTATACACTGATGGAGATTATGACGAAGCGTTGAAAATGTTTACTAAATCCATCAACGAACAAAAAGATGCAAGTTTTACTGCCCGAGCCACTTTCTGGAAAGGGGAAACAGAATATGTTTTGAATGATTTCAAAGAGGCGTTGATAAGCTTTAAACAATTTACAGGTTTGGCTCAAGCCAAAGAAACACCGGAGCATAAAAACATTAATTATAATATTGCTTATGCGTATTTCAAATTGAAAGAATACGATCAGGCAGGGAATTATTTCCAAAATCAAATAACAACTTCAAAAGACGATAAAGTACGTTTGAATGATTCCTATTTGCGTTTAGCGGATTGTCGTTTTGTTACTTCAAAATATGGAGCGGCGATGGAGGCTTACAATAAAGTGATCGAGTCAAAAAGCGTAGATGCTGATTATGCGTATTTTCAAAAAGCAATTTCTTACGGATTTATTTCTAAAAACGATAAGAAAATAGAAGAGCTAAATGCTTTTTTACAGTTATATCCAAAATCAGATTATCGTGATGATGCGATGTTTGAACTAGGGAATACGTATGTTTCCGACAATAAAAGTGATCTTGCCATAAAAACATACGATCGATTAAATACTGAATTTAAGAGAGGTTCTTTTACTTCCAGATCTATTTTACGCCAAGGATTAATTTATTATAATTCAGATAAAGATGAACTGGCTTTAACTAAATTTAAAAAAGTAGCGGCGGATTTCCCTAAAAGTCCAGAGGCATTAGAAGCCGTGGCAACCGCTCGATTGATTTATGTGGACAACGGTAGAGTGGATGAATATGCGAATTGGGTTCGTACTTTGGATTTTGTTGCTGTTACAGACGCTGAACTTGACAACGACACCTATGAAGCTGCCGAGAAACAATTTCAACAAAATAATACGAAACAGGCAATCGCAGGATTTAGCGGTTATGTGGCTAAGTTTCCCAGAGGAATACATGCTTTAAAGGCTAATTATTACCTTGCTCAATCGTATTATTCAGAAGGTTCAGAAGGCAAATCAATTCCTAATTATGAATTTGTAATTGAACAGTCAGGAAGTGAATTTACAGAACAATCGTTGAATAGATTGGCACAGATTTTCCTAAAAAATAAAGATTGTGATAAAGCAATTCCAATATTATCTCGCTTAGAGAAAGAAGGAGAATTATCTCAAAACAGGACTTATGCGCAATCAAACTTGATGAAATGTTATTATGACGGGAAGGATTATTCTAACTCAGTAGTCTATGCAGAGAAAGTTTTGATGAATTCTAAAACGGATGATAATGTAAAAAGTGATGCCCAAATTATAATAGCACGTGCAGCCATACAAACCGGTGATGAGGCAAAAGCACGAGTGGCTTATGCAAAATTAATGTTGATTGCCAAAGGAGAATTAGCTGCCGAAGCATTATATTATGATGGGTATTTTAAAAATAAAGATGCGAAATATGAAGCGTCAAATATTGCCGTTCAAAAATTGGCGAAAAATTATTCGAGTTACAAATATTTTGGAGCCAAAGGATTAATACTAATGGCAAAAAACTTTTACGGTTTGAAAGACAGCTACCAAGCAACTTACATTTTGGAGAACGTAATACAGAACTTCACTGATTTTCCAGACGTTATTTCAGAAGCGCAAACAGAACTAAATAGTATTAAAGACGAAGAATCCAAAACAAATTCGTCTATAACAAAGTAA
- a CDS encoding PhzF family phenazine biosynthesis protein: MTIPFYIVDVFAEKKYAGNQLAVFLDAEKLSDKEMQTIAREINFAESTFITILKPENNKATIRIFTAEYEMKFAGHPIIGTSWVLMNKIFENKPQNIILTVPIGEIHVNQSGDLVVLQAAQPEFLGTFSADDFLSFSNLERSDFDDQFPIQEVTTGSAFVIVPLQSKAALENIILDKAKMNEWLHAHCKTSHRALYFYCLDEAKLISRMLCIEDNQLKEDAATGSASTCLQAFLLKYHSPEIEIINHQGDFINRPSQIYFKGKLSENHFDIKIAGKTQFIAKGEWEV; the protein is encoded by the coding sequence ATGACAATACCCTTTTATATAGTGGATGTTTTTGCAGAAAAGAAATATGCAGGCAATCAATTGGCTGTTTTTTTAGATGCTGAAAAGTTAAGTGATAAGGAGATGCAAACAATTGCTCGCGAAATCAACTTTGCTGAAAGTACTTTCATTACCATCCTTAAACCAGAAAATAATAAGGCAACAATCAGAATTTTCACTGCTGAATATGAAATGAAGTTTGCGGGACATCCTATCATTGGTACATCTTGGGTTTTGATGAATAAAATATTTGAAAACAAGCCTCAAAATATAATTTTAACGGTTCCAATAGGGGAAATTCACGTTAATCAATCGGGGGATTTGGTTGTGTTGCAGGCAGCTCAACCAGAGTTTTTGGGTACTTTTTCAGCAGATGATTTTTTATCCTTCAGCAATTTAGAACGTAGTGACTTTGATGATCAATTTCCTATTCAAGAAGTTACCACAGGAAGTGCTTTTGTAATTGTTCCTCTCCAAAGTAAAGCAGCATTAGAAAATATAATTCTGGATAAGGCTAAAATGAATGAATGGTTGCATGCACATTGCAAAACGAGTCATAGAGCGTTGTATTTTTATTGCTTAGATGAGGCAAAACTGATCAGTAGAATGTTATGTATAGAGGACAATCAACTTAAAGAAGATGCGGCTACAGGAAGTGCCAGTACTTGTTTACAGGCCTTTCTTTTGAAATATCATTCACCAGAAATCGAAATTATAAACCATCAAGGCGATTTTATTAATAGACCTTCACAAATTTATTTTAAGGGTAAATTATCGGAAAATCATTTTGATATAAAAATTGCTGGAAAAACGCAATTCATTGCAAAAGGAGAATGGGAAGTTTAG
- a CDS encoding TonB-dependent receptor, with protein MKSVFLFTKTHDKKMIIKNNNTNPFVDSISQFFIPVPSGRVGLGILFFFVFQFSFAQKKEQIGTETVNVVKPYTPTISDAFKVKETPSLDEEGNAKKETIKYTIFSFPVASTFTPSKGKAEGVEKEKQEHLFKNYATFGVGNYGTFVGELFVNHDLDNNNYVGGMFRHHSSQGGIKGVELDDRFYDTSIDLTYGANEKDLSWNFDLGYQNQIYNWYGLPTNFGSTMTPSNRAVLINGIKPQQTYNTITAGGKITFTESIFNEASVKFNHFSDLYGSSENRFYVKPSFKVDIMDTAIKTNIIVDYVGGSFKKNYSNTNVEPLKYGFTNFGIAPSFVVLKDDWTLNIGAGIFYSLDNVKSNNKFFVYPQISASYKVVNDLMIFYAGAEGNLEQNTYQDFVNENPYISPTLNIAPTDKQYDIFAGLKGKLTNNVSYNIRGSYVNERNKALFRSNDYTEKSTNENYAFGNSLQVVYDDMRTLSFYGELKADFSENVSFGINGTYSSYTNDFQSEAWNLPTLKLNSNLNFNVTKKWFAGIDVFYVGERKDQKLNSDIVYIVAPSPITLKSYFDANAHVGFKYSERLTAFLRVNNIANQGYEKWLNYPVQGFQVLAGVNYKFDF; from the coding sequence ATGAAGAGCGTATTTCTCTTTACTAAAACACATGATAAAAAGATGATAATTAAAAATAACAACACAAATCCATTTGTAGATAGCATTTCTCAATTTTTCATTCCCGTCCCTTCGGGGAGGGTTGGGTTGGGGATTTTATTCTTCTTTGTCTTCCAATTTTCGTTTGCACAAAAAAAGGAACAAATAGGTACGGAAACAGTAAATGTTGTAAAACCCTATACGCCAACAATTTCGGATGCGTTCAAAGTGAAAGAAACACCTTCACTAGACGAGGAAGGAAATGCTAAAAAAGAAACTATAAAATATACTATTTTCTCTTTTCCTGTAGCGTCAACTTTTACGCCGTCAAAAGGAAAAGCGGAAGGGGTAGAAAAAGAAAAACAAGAACATTTATTTAAAAATTATGCGACGTTTGGAGTTGGAAATTACGGCACATTTGTCGGTGAATTATTTGTTAACCACGATTTAGACAATAATAATTATGTTGGAGGAATGTTTCGTCATCATTCTTCTCAAGGAGGAATAAAAGGTGTTGAACTTGATGATCGGTTTTATGATACATCGATAGATTTGACTTACGGAGCGAATGAAAAAGATTTGTCATGGAATTTTGATTTGGGTTATCAAAATCAAATCTATAATTGGTATGGATTGCCAACTAATTTTGGCAGCACAATGACACCATCAAATAGAGCTGTTTTAATTAATGGAATAAAGCCACAACAAACATATAACACAATTACCGCTGGCGGAAAAATTACTTTTACTGAAAGTATTTTTAATGAAGCGAGTGTCAAGTTCAATCATTTCTCAGATTTGTATGGATCTTCGGAGAATCGATTTTATGTAAAACCGTCATTCAAAGTTGACATAATGGATACGGCTATAAAAACAAATATAATTGTGGATTATGTAGGGGGAAGTTTTAAGAAAAATTATTCGAATACAAATGTAGAACCTCTAAAATATGGTTTTACTAATTTTGGTATTGCACCAAGTTTTGTAGTATTAAAAGACGACTGGACATTGAATATTGGAGCAGGTATCTTTTATAGTTTAGATAATGTAAAAAGCAACAACAAATTTTTTGTTTACCCGCAAATTAGTGCTTCTTACAAAGTTGTGAATGATTTGATGATTTTTTATGCTGGTGCCGAAGGAAATTTAGAACAGAACACATACCAAGATTTTGTAAATGAAAATCCATATATTTCTCCAACATTAAACATTGCACCAACGGATAAACAATATGATATTTTTGCAGGATTAAAAGGGAAACTGACTAATAATGTAAGTTATAATATTAGAGGTTCTTATGTGAATGAGAGAAATAAAGCATTGTTTAGAAGCAATGATTATACTGAAAAAAGTACCAATGAGAACTATGCTTTTGGAAATTCGCTACAAGTCGTTTATGACGACATGAGAACTTTGAGTTTTTACGGAGAACTAAAAGCTGATTTTTCAGAAAATGTGAGTTTTGGAATAAATGGAACATACAGTAGTTACACTAATGATTTTCAAAGTGAAGCATGGAATTTGCCAACATTAAAATTAAATTCAAATCTAAATTTTAATGTAACTAAGAAATGGTTCGCCGGTATCGATGTTTTTTATGTTGGAGAACGTAAAGATCAAAAACTAAATTCGGATATTGTTTATATTGTGGCTCCGAGCCCAATTACTTTGAAATCTTATTTTGATGCCAATGCTCATGTGGGCTTTAAATATAGCGAACGCTTAACGGCTTTTTTAAGAGTTAATAACATCGCTAATCAAGGGTATGAAAAGTGGTTGAATTACCCTGTTCAAGGTTTTCAAGTGCTAGCGGGTGTAAATTATAAGTTTGATTTTTAA
- a CDS encoding DUF2911 domain-containing protein yields the protein MKKSTFITTIAFVFIMLVSFNVHAQKFPELDKSPMDVASFPNDYKISAKAAKITYSRPQLKGRSLSELAPNGKVWRTGANEAAELTLYADMNFGTTKVKAGTYTLYTIPGVKEWTVIINKDLNVWGSYFYKSENDVARLTVPMTEATESLETFSMVFTEAKNGIVLNMGWGKIRIAVPFTK from the coding sequence ATGAAAAAATCGACATTTATTACCACAATTGCATTTGTTTTCATAATGCTAGTATCCTTCAATGTTCACGCACAAAAATTTCCAGAGCTCGATAAGAGCCCAATGGATGTTGCTTCTTTTCCTAATGATTATAAAATTTCGGCGAAAGCAGCAAAAATCACTTACAGCAGACCCCAATTAAAAGGACGCAGTCTTAGTGAACTGGCTCCAAATGGAAAAGTGTGGAGAACTGGGGCAAATGAAGCCGCAGAACTTACATTGTACGCTGATATGAATTTTGGCACTACCAAAGTTAAAGCTGGCACTTATACTTTATACACTATTCCTGGAGTAAAAGAATGGACCGTTATTATAAATAAAGACCTTAACGTTTGGGGTTCTTATTTTTACAAATCTGAAAATGACGTTGCCAGATTAACCGTTCCAATGACTGAAGCTACAGAATCACTTGAGACTTTTTCAATGGTTTTCACAGAGGCTAAAAATGGTATAGTGCTTAACATGGGATGGGGCAAAATTAGAATTGCAGTACCATTTACAAAATAG
- a CDS encoding amidohydrolase yields MKRITLLFALFLLISCNQKNKIHVDTIVTNATIYTVNKTFGKAWAMAIDKGRILAIGSDEEIANAYESKNTIEAKGKFIYPGLIDAHCHFYGFGLNLQEVDLRGTKSMDEIIARIKTFQKEKNPEFIVGNGWDQNDWEIKKYPSKEILDKNFPNIPVVLNRIDGHAIIVNSKALKLAGITKDTKAVGGQIEMVNGEPTGILVDNPMELVFKIIPKPSRKIQIAALLDAEKVMFRNGLTTINDAGLDPEIIDLIDSLQKAKLMKLNVYAMVSANQKNIDLYLKKGVYKTDNLDVRSFKMYGDGALGSRGACMHKAYSDMPKQFGALLSPISNMKSIAKQIANSPFQLNSHAIGDSANTVLLKIYKEVLAGKKDRRWKIEHAQVIREQDFDYFKLGIIPSVQPTHATSDMYWAVERLGKERLKNAYAYKKLLQKGGIVALGTDFPVEEVNPMLTFHAAVARKDSKNFPKGGFQMENALTREETLKGMTIWAAYSNFEEKEKGSLEAGKWADFVIYDQDLMKVNENKIVKMIPLATYLKGTKVK; encoded by the coding sequence ATGAAACGAATTACACTACTTTTTGCTTTGTTTTTATTGATTTCTTGTAATCAAAAAAATAAAATTCACGTTGACACTATTGTTACTAATGCTACTATTTATACTGTAAATAAGACTTTTGGTAAAGCATGGGCTATGGCAATCGATAAAGGCAGAATTTTAGCAATTGGTTCCGATGAGGAAATAGCTAATGCCTACGAGTCTAAAAACACTATAGAAGCCAAGGGAAAATTTATCTATCCGGGTTTAATAGATGCGCATTGTCATTTTTATGGTTTTGGTCTCAATCTGCAAGAAGTTGATTTGAGAGGAACTAAAAGTATGGACGAAATAATTGCCCGTATAAAGACTTTTCAAAAAGAGAAAAATCCTGAGTTTATTGTTGGAAATGGCTGGGATCAGAATGATTGGGAAATAAAGAAATATCCCTCTAAAGAAATTTTGGATAAAAATTTTCCAAATATCCCCGTCGTGTTAAACAGAATAGATGGTCATGCCATTATTGTGAACAGTAAAGCGTTGAAATTGGCCGGGATTACAAAAGACACTAAAGCAGTTGGCGGTCAGATTGAAATGGTGAATGGAGAACCAACAGGAATTTTGGTAGATAATCCAATGGAATTAGTTTTTAAAATAATTCCTAAACCAAGCCGTAAAATACAAATCGCCGCCTTATTGGACGCCGAAAAAGTAATGTTTAGAAATGGTTTGACAACGATAAACGATGCGGGACTAGATCCGGAAATTATTGATTTAATAGATAGTTTGCAAAAAGCAAAGTTGATGAAACTAAACGTTTATGCAATGGTTTCTGCTAACCAGAAGAACATCGATTTATATCTTAAAAAAGGGGTTTATAAAACAGATAATCTGGATGTGCGATCTTTTAAAATGTATGGAGACGGCGCTTTGGGTTCGCGTGGCGCTTGTATGCACAAAGCTTATTCAGATATGCCGAAACAATTTGGGGCATTACTTTCGCCTATTTCGAACATGAAATCTATTGCCAAACAAATTGCAAATTCTCCTTTTCAGTTGAATTCACATGCTATTGGAGATTCGGCGAATACGGTGCTATTGAAAATTTACAAAGAAGTTTTAGCTGGTAAAAAAGACCGAAGATGGAAAATCGAACATGCTCAGGTTATACGGGAACAAGATTTTGATTATTTTAAGCTCGGAATTATTCCTTCTGTGCAGCCAACCCATGCAACTTCAGATATGTATTGGGCGGTGGAACGATTGGGGAAAGAAAGATTGAAAAATGCCTATGCTTATAAAAAGTTGCTTCAAAAAGGAGGAATTGTGGCTTTGGGTACTGATTTTCCTGTAGAAGAAGTAAATCCTATGCTGACTTTTCATGCTGCAGTTGCCAGAAAAGACAGTAAAAATTTCCCGAAAGGAGGTTTTCAAATGGAAAACGCATTGACCAGAGAAGAAACCTTAAAAGGGATGACGATTTGGGCAGCCTATTCTAATTTCGAAGAAAAAGAGAAAGGAAGTCTGGAAGCAGGGAAATGGGCTGATTTTGTAATTTATGATCAGGATTTAATGAAGGTCAATGAAAATAAAATTGTTAAAATGATTCCTTTAGCAACCTACTTAAAAGGAACCAAAGTAAAATAA